In the bacterium genome, GGGGTCTCCCCCGCCGGCACGCGCCGCGACCGTGATTTCCTTGATCAGTTTGGTGAAAATGCGCCCGCGGGCGGCGTCGATCGCGCCCTTCTTGCGCTTAATGGTTGACCATTTGGAGTGACCCGACATAGCCCTTTATCTCCTGCGCAAATCGCCAGACAGACGCCAAAGATACGTCATCCGGCCGCGCCGGGCAAGGCCGCGGGAGCGGCGACGGTCACTCCGGTGTGACGCTGAAGATCAGGCCCGCCGACGCCGACAGGTAGCGCACGTTGCGTTCGGCGGTGAAGACATTGTTGAAGGTCGCCTCCAACGACAGCCGCACGGTTGGGGAGACACGCACCAGCACTCCGGGGCCGATGGACACGCCGAGATCGGTGAACGATTCCGAGCGGGCATAGTCGTTGGTGGTGCCGCTGCTGCGGAGCTGGCGAAATTCCGCCTTGAGCTTGCTGACATACAGCCCGGCGCCCCCCTGCAGGAACGGATTGATGCCGCGTTCCGGCTGGAGGAAGTAACGCGCCCGCGCGCCGAAGTGCACCGTGCGCCAGGTCAGCTCGGCCTCGTCGAGGCCCTCGTAAGGGGCCGAGTGGAAATCGAGGAAGTCCTGCAGGACCGACTCATCGAAGCTGCCGAAGTAGACTTTGAACTCGCCGCCGACCGAGAGACGGTCGGTGAGCATCCGGTCGATGGCGCCGGCCAGGCCGGGGCCGGGCTCGATGTCGGAGCCCACGTCGACATACGGGACATCGTCCATCACCGGCGACGGGTAATCGTCGGTGGGCAGGTAGAAGAGCCCATACGGCCCGAACATGATCTCGCCCTTCTTGACTTCGGCCTGCGCCACGGCGGCGCAGGCAGTGCCCGCAATCACCGCGACCAACAGAATGACCAGAAACTGTCTGTTCACCGGACCCTCCCCATCACAATCGTCGCTGCATCGCCCGCGCCGCGATCTGGCGCGTATCGCTTACTACCGACCAGCGGCGCAATTATTCGCCGGAATGCGGCCGCAATCCAGAAAAAGAAATGCCCGCCTCCGACCGGAGGCGGGCATTGGACTGCCAAGTTCAGGTGAAGTTACCAGATCCAGAACCGCAGCGACAGATTCGCAGTCGAGCCGATGTTGGTCGCGGACTCCTGCAGGACAATCTCGTCATCATCGGCGGCTTTGATTTCGCCAAAGGAAGTTATCGTCGGTCCCCAAGTGCCAACCAGGTCGACACCCTCGGCCAACGGCGCCGAGGCTCCGACGTAGACGCCAAACGAGAAGTTGGTCCAGCTGTCAATCTCATCGCTCAGGTCTCCGCCCGGCGACCAGAGGTCGATCATCGCCATCCCGCCAAAGACGGGCGTGATGCCGTCCATCTTCATTTGCTTCTCGACTCGAACGCCAGCGCGAATGTTCGTAATGCTAAGATCGAAATCCGCGGGCACCTCGTCCTCGTCGATATACGGAATGTCCGTCTCGCTCTTGTCGAAGCCGAGAATCGGCTCAATCACCAACCCGGAGGCCATCTTGATGGGCAACACCATGTTCGGAACGATCCCATTGCCCGACCAGACGACTCCAACACCCATCTCAGCATTGGCCGTCCCGGCCACGCTGAGTAGAGTCAGCGCGAATAGAGCGATTGCAAACTTCTTCATTTCCGACCCTCCCTTTGAAAGGTTGTTGACTTGCAATTGACTCCAAATCCACCCGACCCCCACCCGGGAGTCGGCGAGAGTAAATCACCGGGGCAGAATTCTGTCAAGAGTATAATTCTCAACCATTTAGAAAAATTTCCGCGGTCGATAAAAAGTGCGCGGCAGTCAAGTGATTGCCGCGCAATGTCTTGCGAGATACGATTTTGCGAGGTTTCTACCTTAGCATAAAAACCACGCCAAACCGCAATTCCCACCAGTTGGTGTTGGACTTGGCTTTGAGGCGATTCCCGTCAGGGTCTTCTTTAACCTCGGCTTGGGAGCCATCGGACAGGGAGAACAGATCGGTCCGGGCGGTCCCTTTGGCGTGGACAACCACGTATCGCGGCTCAAAAGATAAGGCCAGCCGCCGGGAGGCGGGTACCAGGACGCCGATGCCGCCGGCAATCGATGAGGTCATATCGACGGTGCTCTCCAGTTCTTCGGTGGGCGCCGGCAGACCGGAAAACTGCACCGGGGGATCATACGCGATCGTTCCCTTGGGACGCCCCACTCCGGCGGCCGCGAAGAGATACGGCTGCCAGTGTGAGTAGCCGCCGGGCAGAAAGAAGCGGCCCCAGGCCTGAAGGGTGTAGGCCGATGTGTTCCCCTCGCGTCCGCCGTTGCCGACCAGATCGAGATCGAAGCGGGCGTAGTTGTAACTGACCCCGACGCAGGCGAAGTCGCTGACAAAGTAGCCCAGATCAAGTCCGGCATCGAAGCCGGTCTTGTGCCCATCTTTCGGCGGGTTGGCCTCCTCGTCCTTTTCCCCGAACCGCCCGGTGGGAAAGGCCACGGCGCCACTGGGCCAGACCACCCAGGCGCGGGCATTGGACTCCGGTTGGGCCTGCGCGGGCACGGCCGGACAGACCACCAGCACGGTGAGCATCGCAATCGTCATCCCGGCGCAAGCGGTAATCCAGCCCCGGCTGTCTTGCTCCAGACGGCCGCCCTGGCGCGAATCATGGTCGATCCCAGTTTGCTTTGTCATAGCGCGCATCTCTCCCCTCCTGGCGCAAATGATAAGGGCCGGAGAATCCGGCCCCTACACAAATCGCGCTTCCGTCGTCATCAGGCCTCGGCGGCCTTCTTGGCGGCCTTCGCCTCCTCGATCACCTTTCCGGCCACTTCGCGCGGCACCTCCTCGTAGTGAGAGAATTTGCGCGCGTAGGTGCCGCGTCCCTGGGTGAGCGAACGCAAAGTGGTTGAGTATTTGTACAGTTCGGCCAACGGCGCCTGGGCGCGGATGCGCTGCCATTTGCCCAACGGTTCCATGCCGAGGATCTTGCCGCGCCGCGAGGACATATCGCCCATGACATCGCCGGTGTAGTCATCGGGCACGGTGATTTCGACTTCGTAGATGGGCTCAAGCATCACCGGATGGCACTTCAGGAATCCCTCCTTGAAGCCCATCATGCCGGCGATCTTGAAGGCCATGTCCGACGAATCGACATCGTGGTAGGATCCGTAGAAGACCGCCACACGGACATCGACAACCGGGTGGCCGGAGAGGCCGCCTTCCAGCATGGCCTCGACCACGCCCTTTTCCACCGAGGGGATGAACTTCGAGGGGATGACGCCGCCGGTGATCTCATCGACGAACTCGAATCCCTCGCCGCGCTTGAGCGGCTCCAGGCGCAGGAGCACGTGGCCATACTGGCCGCGTCCGCCGGTCTGCTTTTTGTGTTTGTATTCAACTTCGGCCTTGGTGGTGATGGTCTCGCGATACGGGATGCGCGGCTTTTCCAGCGTGACTTCGACCCCGAAGCGTTTCTTCAGTTTGCTCACCACAACGTCGAACTGCAGCTCGCCCTGGCCGTTGATGATGGTCTGATGGATGTCGGGCATCACCTTGTGCGAGAAGGTCGGATCCTCCTCGTGCAGCCGGGCCAGCGCCTGCCCGACTTTTTCCTCGTCGCCCTTGGAGGCGGCTTTGATGGCCATGTCGAGGATCGGTTCGGGGAAGGCGATCGGCGGCAGGACGATCTTCGCCTTGCGATCGCAGAGGGTGTCGCCGGTGTGGGTGTTTTTCAGTTTCACGATCGCGCCGATGTCGCCGGCGGTCAGCACGCCGATTTCGGCGCGGTTCTTGCCGTTGAGGACATAGATCTGCCCGATGCGTTCATCGTGGCCGCGGGTCGAGTTGTTGACATCGTCGCCATGCTTCAACTGGCCGGAATACACACGGACCAGCGAGAGATCGCCCAGATGGGCTTCGGAGACGGTCTTGAAGACCAGCGCCGAGAACGGCTCATCGGGAGAGCATTTGCGTTCGACGGTGGCATCGCCATGGTCGGGATCGGTCCCGGTGACCGGCGGACGCTGCGCCGGCGAGGGGCAATACTGGTCGATGAACTCCAGGAGCGGACGCACTCCGGCCGCGGTGATGGCCACGCCGCAGAGAATCGGGAAGACCTTCCCTTGCGCGATGCCCGAGGCCAGGCCATCATGGATTTCCTGCTCGGAGAGTTCGCCGGAGCCGAAGAACTTTTCCATCAGCTCATCCGAGGCCTCGGCGGCCGCCTCGGTGATCTTGCCGCGCCACTCGGCGACGGTCGCTTTCAACTCATCGGGGAACGGCATTTCCAAGGCCTCCCCCTTGGCGTCGAACTTGTAGGCCTTCTGGCGGATCAAATCGACAATGCCCTTGAAGCCGGCGGCCTCGCCGATGGGCCACTGCACGGGCACGGCGCGCACGCCATAGCGCTCGATTAAGGCATCGACGCACTTCTGGAAGCTGGCATGCTCCTTGTCCATTTTGTTGATGAAGAAAAGCCGCGGGAGCGTCGTTTCATCGAGCATCTGCATGGTGTGCTCGGCGCCGACTTCGACGCCGGAGGGGGCATTGAGCAGCACCACGACGGTGTCGACCACGCGCAGGGCGCCGACGACCTCGCCATGGAAGTCGGCGTAGCCGGGGGTGTCGACGATGTTGAACTTCTTGCCCTTCATGTCGATGTGCGCCAACGCCAGCGACAGCGACATCTTGCGGGCAATTTCCTCGTCGGAGTAGTCGGTGGTGGTGTTCCCTTCTTCGACGCGGCCCATCCGGCTGACGGCACCCATGGTGAAAAGCATCGCCTCGGCCAGGGAGGTCTTACCGGTGCCGCCGTGCGCGACGAGGCCGAGGTTGCGAATGTTGTCGGTGGTAAACTCCCTCACGTTTCTCTCCTTGGCTGGCCCCCAAATGGACAGAAAACCGAAGATATTTCTCCACTTAGGGGGAGTCAACCCCGCCTTGTCAGATTCGCGGCAAAGACTCAGACCGAGCGGTAGGCGGCCAGGATGCCGCGGGCGTGGCGCTTGACCCAACGCGCCAGCGAATCGGGAGCAAGGACTCGCGCCTCGCCGCCGAAGCCCAGCACCCAGCGGCCAAACTCCTCGATCGAGTTGACGGTGACCGAATAGATCAAAGTCCGCGGGTCCTTCTGCACGAATCGCTCGGAGGGGTGACGTCGCGCGCCGGCAACAATCCGCGCGGCATTGCCGGTCAGCCGCACGGTCGCCTCAAACGGGGCGCCGAGGTAGACTTCCCAACTGTCGCGGAAGAGCCGCTCGGCCGACAGGGCCGGGTCGCGGACAAAGGACTCCGCAGTGACCTTCAGGGAGCGGATGCGTCCGACGCGGAACAGACGGACCGCGTTCTTGCTATGGCACCAGCCGACCAGATAGAAGGCGCGTCCGCGAAAGACCAACAGGTACGGATCGACCCGCCGGGTGCTCAGGCCGGAGGTGATGGCGTCATACTTCATCTCCACCCGCTGCGAGGCGGCAATCGCCTGTTCGAGCGCGGTGAACAGGCGCGGGTCGGTGACCCGGTCCTGCGAGGTGCGCGGACGGACATGGAGAATGGGGCGGGCCGGCTTCGGCGATGCCTCCTGCCAGCTTTCGATTTTGGCCTGGATGCGCCGGAGCGTTGCCCGGTAGGCCGGGGTGTTGGCCAGAGGCCAGCTGTCCAGCGCCGACTGCAGGAGCGATTGCTCCTCGGGGGTAAACTGCGGCGGCGGCAGCGCCGCGGTCGGCAGCAGCCGGTAACCGCCGTCGAAGTAGATCGGGTAATTCGCGCTCGAGATGGTGTCGATGTCGCGGTAGATCGTGCGCGTGGTGACTTCGCACTCGCGCGCCAGTTCGGACACGGTGACCACGCGCCGTGTCTTCAGGAGCGAGAGGATGTGCAGCAGACGGTCGTGACGGGCCATGCGCGCACTCCGGGCGTCTCAGATCACCTTGGCCTCGCGCAGGCGCTGGAAGAGCGTCTCGGCCACCTGCGCCGGTTCCCCTTCGAGAAACTCACAGCCGGAGCGCGACGGCGGCGCATGCATCGCGACTACCCGGGTGGCGGAATTGGCGCCGACGGTGGAAGGATCGATGCCGATGTCGGCGGCTCCCCACTTCTCCACCGGCGCGCTTTTGGCCTTGATCTTGCCCTTCAGCGAGGGCAGACGCGGCTCGTTGATCTCCTTGACCACGCTGAGCACCGCCGGCAGCGCCAGTTGCACCCGGTCAAAACCGTCCTCGGTCATACGCAGGGCGGTGAGGGTCTTCCCTTCCAGTGTCTCGATCTTCTTGACGAAGAGCGCCTGCGGCCAGTCGAGGAATCCGGCGGCGGCGCCGGGGACGATCGAACGGTCGGTATCGACCGCGTTCTTGCCGAAGAGCACCAGATCGGCGTCGCCGATTTTGCGGATGCCGGCGGCGAGGATGCGGGCAATGGCGACTCCGTCGGAGCCGGCGAAGGCGGCAT is a window encoding:
- a CDS encoding electron transfer flavoprotein subunit beta/FixA family protein produces the protein MHIVVCIKQVPEIALVTLDGKGGVVLPPGPGAINPFDEYAVEEGIRLKEKHGGTVTVLSCGEETAVNALRDAIALGADRAVLLHDAAFAGSDGVAIARILAAGIRKIGDADLVLFGKNAVDTDRSIVPGAAAGFLDWPQALFVKKIETLEGKTLTALRMTEDGFDRVQLALPAVLSVVKEINEPRLPSLKGKIKAKSAPVEKWGAADIGIDPSTVGANSATRVVAMHAPPSRSGCEFLEGEPAQVAETLFQRLREAKVI
- a CDS encoding outer membrane beta-barrel protein; amino-acid sequence: MNRQFLVILLVAVIAGTACAAVAQAEVKKGEIMFGPYGLFYLPTDDYPSPVMDDVPYVDVGSDIEPGPGLAGAIDRMLTDRLSVGGEFKVYFGSFDESVLQDFLDFHSAPYEGLDEAELTWRTVHFGARARYFLQPERGINPFLQGGAGLYVSKLKAEFRQLRSSGTTNDYARSESFTDLGVSIGPGVLVRVSPTVRLSLEATFNNVFTAERNVRYLSASAGLIFSVTPE
- a CDS encoding YebC/PmpR family DNA-binding transcriptional regulator; its protein translation is MSGHSKWSTIKRKKGAIDAARGRIFTKLIKEITVAARAGGGDP
- the fusA gene encoding elongation factor G, which produces MREFTTDNIRNLGLVAHGGTGKTSLAEAMLFTMGAVSRMGRVEEGNTTTDYSDEEIARKMSLSLALAHIDMKGKKFNIVDTPGYADFHGEVVGALRVVDTVVVLLNAPSGVEVGAEHTMQMLDETTLPRLFFINKMDKEHASFQKCVDALIERYGVRAVPVQWPIGEAAGFKGIVDLIRQKAYKFDAKGEALEMPFPDELKATVAEWRGKITEAAAEASDELMEKFFGSGELSEQEIHDGLASGIAQGKVFPILCGVAITAAGVRPLLEFIDQYCPSPAQRPPVTGTDPDHGDATVERKCSPDEPFSALVFKTVSEAHLGDLSLVRVYSGQLKHGDDVNNSTRGHDERIGQIYVLNGKNRAEIGVLTAGDIGAIVKLKNTHTGDTLCDRKAKIVLPPIAFPEPILDMAIKAASKGDEEKVGQALARLHEEDPTFSHKVMPDIHQTIINGQGELQFDVVVSKLKKRFGVEVTLEKPRIPYRETITTKAEVEYKHKKQTGGRGQYGHVLLRLEPLKRGEGFEFVDEITGGVIPSKFIPSVEKGVVEAMLEGGLSGHPVVDVRVAVFYGSYHDVDSSDMAFKIAGMMGFKEGFLKCHPVMLEPIYEVEITVPDDYTGDVMGDMSSRRGKILGMEPLGKWQRIRAQAPLAELYKYSTTLRSLTQGRGTYARKFSHYEEVPREVAGKVIEEAKAAKKAAEA
- a CDS encoding YafY family protein, producing the protein MARHDRLLHILSLLKTRRVVTVSELARECEVTTRTIYRDIDTISSANYPIYFDGGYRLLPTAALPPPQFTPEEQSLLQSALDSWPLANTPAYRATLRRIQAKIESWQEASPKPARPILHVRPRTSQDRVTDPRLFTALEQAIAASQRVEMKYDAITSGLSTRRVDPYLLVFRGRAFYLVGWCHSKNAVRLFRVGRIRSLKVTAESFVRDPALSAERLFRDSWEVYLGAPFEATVRLTGNAARIVAGARRHPSERFVQKDPRTLIYSVTVNSIEEFGRWVLGFGGEARVLAPDSLARWVKRHARGILAAYRSV